From Chloroflexota bacterium, the proteins below share one genomic window:
- a CDS encoding fumarylacetoacetate hydrolase family protein, translating into MQIIRYQTKNNLTSYGWVLDDKIGSIDGSVFSEFQRSEARIPLADVRILPPVQPSKIICVGRNYAAHAAEHKAEVPEVPLIFLKPPSSIIAAGDTILLPPQSQRVEHEAELAIVIGRQGRRITPDQAHEYILGYTIANDITARDLQFSDGQWTRGKGFDTFCPIGPWITTDFDPSDALITCHVNDDMRQMASTRDMVFTVRQLIAFASSVMTLEPGDLLLTGTPAGVSPLASGDRVKVTIEGIGTLENPVATE; encoded by the coding sequence ATGCAAATTATTCGATACCAAACCAAAAACAACCTCACCAGCTACGGCTGGGTTCTCGACGATAAAATTGGCTCCATTGACGGAAGTGTTTTCAGTGAGTTTCAGCGCAGCGAAGCCCGTATTCCGCTCGCAGATGTGCGCATCTTGCCCCCGGTACAACCCAGCAAAATTATCTGCGTCGGTCGCAATTATGCCGCCCATGCCGCAGAGCATAAGGCGGAAGTACCAGAAGTTCCGCTAATTTTCCTAAAACCGCCATCATCCATCATCGCGGCGGGCGATACAATTCTCTTGCCCCCACAATCGCAGCGGGTTGAACACGAAGCCGAATTGGCTATCGTGATTGGTCGTCAGGGCCGCCGCATAACCCCCGATCAGGCTCACGAATATATCTTGGGTTACACGATCGCCAATGACATCACCGCGCGTGATCTCCAGTTTAGCGATGGGCAATGGACGCGCGGCAAAGGCTTTGACACTTTCTGCCCCATCGGTCCCTGGATAACGACCGATTTTGATCCTTCCGATGCTTTAATCACCTGCCATGTTAACGATGATATGCGCCAGATGGCATCTACACGCGATATGGTTTTCACAGTGCGCCAACTGATAGCCTTTGCATCCTCAGTGATGACCCTCGAACCCGGCGATTTACTGCTCACCGGAACCCCCGCGGGGGTCAGTCCGCTGGCATCTGGCGACCGCGTCAAAGTAACCATCGAAGGAATTGGCACGCTTGAAAATCCAGTCGCCACTGAATAG
- a CDS encoding pseudouridine-5'-phosphate glycosidase — translation MNTQKYFEYAPEVSKAKQSAAPLVALETTVLTHGLPYPQNVQLAQNMEPEVRKHGATPATIGILDGLIHVGMSADQIERMINAKKLRKISRRDFAPAIARKESGGTTVAGTLIAAHAAGIPVFATGGIGGVHRSPAFDISADLPELSRTPVIVVCAGAKSILDLPATLEYLETAGVPVVGYQTDEFPAFFAASSGLPVSVRADSPEEVAALADAHWSLGIGSALLVVAPPPSESALPAGDVENAIAQALLEAEQQQVRGQAVTPFLLERVSELTGKESLETNLALLLNNARIAAQISVAYARLKNP, via the coding sequence ATGAATACACAAAAATACTTTGAATATGCCCCTGAAGTTTCGAAAGCCAAACAGAGTGCTGCACCGCTGGTAGCGTTGGAGACTACGGTGCTGACCCACGGTTTGCCTTACCCGCAGAATGTGCAGTTAGCGCAGAATATGGAACCCGAAGTTCGCAAGCATGGCGCCACCCCGGCGACGATTGGTATTTTGGATGGCTTGATTCATGTGGGCATGAGTGCAGACCAAATTGAGCGTATGATTAATGCCAAAAAACTACGAAAAATCAGCCGCCGCGATTTCGCGCCCGCGATTGCCCGTAAAGAGAGCGGGGGCACGACCGTAGCAGGCACGCTGATTGCCGCACACGCCGCGGGGATACCAGTCTTCGCTACGGGCGGCATTGGCGGGGTGCATCGCAGCCCGGCTTTTGATATTTCTGCCGATTTGCCCGAACTTTCGCGCACGCCGGTGATCGTGGTTTGCGCCGGGGCCAAGTCGATTTTGGATTTGCCAGCCACGCTCGAATATCTTGAGACCGCGGGCGTGCCCGTGGTTGGCTATCAGACGGATGAGTTCCCGGCGTTTTTTGCGGCATCCAGCGGATTGCCGGTGAGCGTGCGTGCGGACTCGCCCGAAGAAGTCGCCGCATTGGCCGATGCGCACTGGTCCCTGGGGATTGGCAGCGCGTTGCTCGTGGTTGCGCCACCCCCGAGCGAGTCCGCTTTGCCTGCCGGGGATGTGGAAAATGCCATTGCGCAGGCGCTCCTTGAAGCCGAGCAGCAGCAGGTGCGCGGTCAGGCCGTCACCCCGTTTTTATTGGAACGTGTGAGTGAACTTACTGGAAAAGAAAGTCTCGAGACTAATCTGGCGTTGCTGCTCAACAATGCCCGCATCGCGGCGCAAATCTCGGTTGCGTATGCGCGTTTGAAAAATCC